GACATGCCCTCGCCGGTATTGGCCAGGAAACACACCAGAGGGTGGAAGCCGAAACCGCCTCTATAGGTGGGTGCGGTCGCCTCCTTCTCGGAGTGGCAGGTCACCAGCGTGGCGTCGATGTCCAGGACCAGGCCGGGCACCTCCCGTTCGCCGGCCTTCACCGCCGGTATGCCGCAGCGGGTCTCGGATGCCTGCAGCCAGGCCACTTCCCGGGCCTGAGCTCGGGCCAACCGCAGGCGGTCCAGCACATGTTCGTCGACGGCGGCCAGCAGCCGCCAGGCCGTCGGTGTCGAGGCGATAGGGCCGAACACCTCGCCTTGGTCCCGCAACACGGCCAGATCCGTGATGGCCTCCCCGCCATCGGCGAGCATCACCGCGAGATCGGTCGCGATCCGGCCCGGGTCGTGGCCGGTGCCGCGTGGCCGAAGTGGTCCCAATGCGGTGGAGTACGCGCTGGTCAGTCCGGTGGCATCGGCCAGATCAGCCAGCAGCCGTGCCCCGGCGTGACCCACCACCCCCGAACCGTCAGCGGAGACATGAAGCCTGGGACGAGAACCGATACCCTGCACGCAGAAAGTGCCTTCCGCTAGGACCGACAGAACCCCTCGACAAGGTTCATCGTCCCAGCTCAGAAGGCACTTTCGCGTTGCCGCTCATGATCCGGACCAAAGCCCAAGTGAAACGCGCAGGTTAGTGGAAATAGATTCGGAACTGCACGCCCTAATCGGCTCTTTGTCGCGGGAAGAAGGGCTCTTCGGCCTCGCGGTCGACAACGCCAACGGATCTGTTCCGAAAGTTGTCCACCAAGTGGCCACCAAGGCGGAACAGGTATGGAAGGACTATGCCGTAGAGGGGGCGGTGGGCCCGGACACGCCCTCTGAGGTCGAGGCTGTGCTCTCGCCGATTGACGCTCAACGCGCCGTAGAACTCTTGACCTACCTGGCGACCGATGACCTCGTGTTCCCGACTACACGACGCCGCGACCGTACCCACGCCCATCGAGCGGCGGAACGTGTGGTACGCCTGCTGGGCTACCAGTCTGTCTGGTACACAAACATCAGCGACCTTTCGCCGGGGGCACGGGTATGGGAGCCGGTCACTCGGCATACCTTCGATGGGGTCGTTGCGGGGACCGGCGGCAACTTCACCGTGGTGTTGTTGCAGGTGGGTGAGGACTGATCCCCGTGGAGAGAAACACCCCATCTTGCCTGACCGCCACCCCAAGGGGGAAACCAGAATGGTCAGGGGTCCATGACCTGGCCGTTCTTGGTTCGTCTCGGTTGCTGACCTGTCACTGGTTGTCGACGTCGGTCGCCATTGAGCCCCTTCGCACGGCCCACAGACGGCCCAGGGACCAGGAAGGGAGCAGGCCCGTCTCGGCAGCTTGTCAGTGCCGAGTGAGAGCCTCCCGGCCATGAGCTACGACTTGGCTGTCTGGGACGGAGAGAGACCCGCGGACGACGAAACCGCTCTCCGGGTTTTCCGTGACCTCTGCGAGCAGTACATCGACACGGATGCCAACCACCCGCCGACTGAGCGCATTGCGGCGTACGTCACCGCTCTCCTTGAGCGATGGTGTGACCTGACCGACGACGACCATGACACTTCGCCCTGGTCGACCGGCCCGCTGATCGGCGAGGCCAGAGGCCCACTGATCTACTTTCCTATGCGCTACAGCATGGCCGAGGAGGCTTCCGCCTTCGCTGCCTCCCTGGCGCACTCCATGGGGCTGGTCTGCTTCGACCCACAGGTCGGCGCGCTTAGCCCCTGTGACGCCCGGTCATCCCTGGCCCGCCACTGTTGAGGCCCGCCCTGGACGTCATAAGGCACCTACTCATTTCAGTAAGCGCCCTTTCCCTTGCACTTCGGCAGGATTCGACCCTGCGACACCCGCTTTAGGAGTTCGATCTCCTCTCGAACAGGGTGGGGCCTGCCTCGTGCGCCGGTGCCGCTCAGGGCTGTTGCAGGTCGCAGTTGTTCGGGGCCGTTGATGTCAGCGTTGGATGTCAGCGGAATAGTTCCGGTGCAGGGCAGACCTCCAGAGGCTCATCCGGCCGGTCGACCCAGCGCCACCAGACATGGCGACTGGCACACCGCCAGAGCGTCCGGCAGACCCGCCGGCCGTCGTCCTCTCGCTTCGAGAGAAGGAGGCCACCGGAATGCATGGGCTTGCTGCAGTTGGGGCAGGCCGGGGCGTCGTCGGTCATGCAGCGCACACTAACGGAGTGACCGCTTTGTCCCGAAGCAACTGGGGATGCTCGCCGCCCTTGGGTTGCTGTGCCTGTCACCGGCGCTGATGGTCCGCTGACGTCCACGGTTGTTCGTGGTTGTGCGTCGCGGTTGTCACGCAGTTAGACGCTCACCGCTACTACTGTCCGTGTGAGGCCCGAAAGGTTCTCGTAAATGATCTTCGACCGGTGTCGACCGCCTCGTGCGAGGCGAAGATCGCCTGATGCCCGATCGTGATCCAAGGGTGTACAACCCCGTGCGGATCCCAACTGTCTGAAGGGCGCCGGAGGATGATCCTCCGGTGCTCTTCCGTACGGAGATCGGGGATCAGGTGGGGAAGAAGATCTGGAGAGCTGTCGCGGCCGGTGGCGCGGCGGCGGTGTTCACGGCCATGGCCGCGGGACCGGCCGGGGCGGCCGAGGGCGGGGTCTCGTTCACCCGTGTCCAGGTGAACGGCGGCAAGGCGATCGTGATTGGGGTGTCGAACGAGGTCGCGGTGCCCACATCCTTCCGGATGGCGACCACACACCAGTGGAAGTGGCCGGCGGTGTTCCTGTACCGCGGCAAGACGAGTGAGCGGCTGTGGCACGCGATCGAGACGAGCGACTGCATCAAGGTGAGCTCGGGCGTCTGTGACTTCAACGAGACGATGTACTTCGACCCGAGCGAGTGGGAGATGCGCAACAGCGAGGCCGGAGCGTGGAAGGTCGCGGCCGAGGTCTACTTCCAGGGCGGCGGCGGTGACACCGATGACGAGGGCCTCACGGCCTACGTCAAGCGCAACTCCCGCCTGACCGTGAACGCCTCGCCCGAACCGGTGGCCAAGGGCAAGACCATCACCGTGACCGGCAAGGTCACGCGGGCCAACTGGGAGACCAGGAAGTACGCCTCCTACGAAGGCCGCCTGGTGACCCTGCAGTTCAAGCCCACCGGAACCACCTCCTACACCACGGTGAAGAAGGTGTACGCGAACGGCTCGGGCAACCTCAAGACGACCGTGAAGGCATCCAGCACGGGCACATGGCGCTGGGTGTACTACGGCAACACCACTACCGGGCCGTCGACTTCGGCCGGCGACAACGTCGTAGTGAAGTGAGTTCCCTGGACTGCCTCTCGACCTACTCGGCACAGCTACAGGGCAACCTTTAGGGTCGGTTTCGCGCGGTCGGCGGCGAGGTATCCAGCTCTGAAGTGCAGCTGCATCCCTGGTTCTGTCTAGGGGTGGTCCGGTATCCAATCCGTGGCCCAACCGACCTCCAGGCCTAGTTGATGGCTAAGAGGGGGACCTGTCAGCGCCGACCCCGCACAAGCCCTGAACGGTCTTGAAAACCGTCGTGGCGCGAGTCACCGTGAGTTCAAATCCCACACCCACCGCCAGGAGAAACGGCCCCTGACCAGGCATTTTCGGTCAAGGGCCGTTCTGTTGTCCGCTCCCCGCCAGTGAGTGCCATTCCCCGTGGTTCCCCGGGTGATCGGGCACGGGAGGGGCACGACTACCTTCTGACCTGTAGCTCTAGATAAATCGGTCAGCGACAGTCATTCCGGTCGGTTAGCGGTCCCGGGGAGGCGCTACAGGACGGGGTCGGTTGCTGTGGTTGCGGTACCCCGCTGCTGTACCGCTGGCCGGACTGCCAGTCACTCCTGGCCTACCCCTCGACTTCCTTGAACGCGTTCAAAAAAGGTGTCACTATGCGCTATGCCCATCGTGGTCACCTCTCCTTGGCACCGACTCGGCCGTGTCGGCTTGTGCATCGCTGATGCCGTCGGTCGCTACCTGCTGATCTGGGTGGCGGCATGGCTCGTCTATGCCCTGACAGCTCCCCGCCAGCACGAGCTTGTGTCCTACCTGCCTCGCACCCGCTCGTACTGGGAGGACACCGCCTACTACCTGTGGGATGACTCCATTGCCTGGGTGGGGCTCATGGTGGGCATCCCCTCGCTGCTGGTAATCCTGTTGTTCGGGCTGCTCAACAAGCGCAAGGGGGCGGCATTCCGTATCCGTCTGGCGGGGCTCCTCCTCCTGCCCACATGGTTCTTGCTCTTCCAGAACTTCGTGGCGCTCCTCTTCGTCCCAGTCCTGGCGCAGGTGGCCTTCGCGCTCTGCCTGATGCCGGTTCCCCTGGTTCGCTTCCCAGCGAAGGCCGAGGACTGATTGCCCGGGCGGGCGCGCGCCGAGTGGTGGCGGATGGACAAGGCCTTGCGGATCGACATGCATAACCCCGGCTTCCCTGCACAAGTGCGGATGCGGGTCGCCCACAGCACCTGAGGAATCTTGAAAACCGTCGTGGCAGCGATGTCACCGTGGGTTCAAATCCCACACCCACCGCAGGTGAATGGCCCCTGACCAGGTAACTCGGTCAGGGGCCGTGCTCGTGAGCGTTGTCCGCCAGCGACCGCTGTTCCCCGCTGTTTCCCGACCGAACGGGCACGGGAGGGGCACGCCGACTGGCCATCTCTAGACGGCGAGCAGCCCGGCGATCATCAAAGCGATCACCGCAGCGAAGACCCGCAGCTTCCTCCAGCCCGGTCCCGAAGCCTGGCGGGTCAGCTCCCAGACGCCTACCAGACCTCCACCTAGGCCCAGCGCATCCCGCAGCAGGAAGACGGCGGTCTGCACAGAGAGCCTCCAGTAGCCTTCGAACGGACTGGAAGGCTATCCCTGGTGGCTGCATCTCCGGAAGAAGTCCATGGTCCGGCTAACGTACGCCCCGGCTGGTGGGGCTAACAGGATTTGAACCTGTGGCCTCATCCTTATCAGGTCGATCACCGGGGACCGTCGACGTCGGCCAACCGGTCCTGCCCCTCGGCAGATCGTCCACTGAGGTCCGGCGCCGAACGCTGCTGTTCGTGCTTGTTGGTGTCAGCCGCTGGTGTCAGCCGCCGCACGTGGTCTTGACAAGGCTGCCCCGCCGTTGCCGGACCGCTACCAGGCCGGGCCCGCCAGCGTCGTGATGGGCAATGGAGGACACTTCTCCGGCTTCCGGGTGACGCTGACCAGTTCCTCCGGAGGTTCGTTTCCGTCCCGGACGGCCATTACATAGGCCTTCGCCTGCTGTGGTCCCAACAGGGGGGCCTGCTTCCGTAGGTGGCGTATCGCGGCCATCGTCCCGTCAGAGTGCACGAGTGCCCGGACAGCCGTGTTCAGCGGATCGGGCGGTCGGACCCCCCTGACCTGCTGGAGATAGAGCTCCTCCCAGCTCTCGCCGACGTATGTGATGACAGGAATATGGTGAATGCTCCCATCCTGGCGGTCCACCAGATAGGGCCCGCTGCCCACCAACATCTTCTTGATATCGCGGCTGCGGATGTACTCAACCGACTGCCAGGTGACCAGCCAGCCGAGCGCGTGCTCCTTCACGTCGAGGACAGCGACCTCGGGCAGCCGTGCCATCCATGGCGACTCCTGCTGCTCTCTCAAAAGCAGGGCCTCGACCAGTTCCACGGCGCGTTCCTTGGTGACCACGCCCTTCATCTTTCACCACGGCGCAACCGGTTTTCGATCCCCAACCGGACCCGTTGCACATGCTTGGACCGAGATTCAAGCGCGGTCTTGCACCGCTGCCTCAGCCCACTGTCCACCCCAGCTCCCATCCCGTCTGCCGTCGACCCACACACCATCGACCTGCACGACGTACGCCGTCGCGTCCGGACGCAGGTACACGGCCTGATCGCCGAGTTCGCCGAGCGAGGGCAGGCGGATCTGCTGTCCGAATACGCCGAGCCACTGGTCGCCCGCACTCTCGCTGACCTGATCGGCTGCCCGCCCGAGCAGGCCGGACGCCTGGAGCGCGCCGCCCTGGCCCTGGGGGCTCCGGCCCGGACGCCGCGCAGGCCTGGGAGGACCTCGCCGACCTCGCCGCGGACGTGGTCGCAGCGAAGCGGCGTCGGCCCGGCCATGACCTGGCCTCCATGCTGCTGGCGCATCCGGCCGCGCTCGATGACGACGAGAGCTTCCAACAGCTCCTGTCCGTCGTTCTGTACGCCGCCGCGCCCACCACCGCCTGGATCGCGTTCACCCTGCACACCCTGCTGACCACACCGGCCTACGCCAGTGAGCTGGTGGGCGGCTCGGGCACCATCCGACAGGCGATGAACGAGACGTTGTCCGGGGCCGGGCGCTGCCCGGTGGCGCACTACTCGCGCGGGGATACCCGCCTGCACGGGGTGCCGGTCCCGGCTGGAACGCCGGTGCTGGTCAGCTACGCGGCTGCCGCCCAGGACCCGCACCGGCCGGGGCCGGGCGGCCCGCACGACCGCAGTCATCTGGCCTGGTCCGCAGGAGCGCACTCCTGCCCGGCCCGGAGCCTGGCCATGTCTCTCGCCGAAGCCGCCGTCGAAAGCGCGGTGGACA
This DNA window, taken from Streptomyces sp. NBC_01445, encodes the following:
- a CDS encoding YrhB domain-containing protein; this encodes MVTKERAVELVEALLLREQQESPWMARLPEVAVLDVKEHALGWLVTWQSVEYIRSRDIKKMLVGSGPYLVDRQDGSIHHIPVITYVGESWEELYLQQVRGVRPPDPLNTAVRALVHSDGTMAAIRHLRKQAPLLGPQQAKAYVMAVRDGNEPPEELVSVTRKPEKCPPLPITTLAGPAW